The following are encoded together in the Blastocatellia bacterium genome:
- a CDS encoding PAS domain S-box protein, whose amino-acid sequence MSETGYRILLVEEEEEHAELIKHVFQKESPNDIITHVSSAQQMWDSLRQHTKWDLFILDYSLPDTNGLGLLAELQMRKIERPIVIVTGYGDENIAVKAVKLGATDYLVKSPTFPQMLPSIAHRAIRSYQLRRRFDEAEAHLHFQALLLDNVHDAIIGTDMDSDIVYWNRGAERVFGWTASEILGHNIAKIIPAANQNQAQPQFDKLRLATEVNGEWPGIKADKTEIWLSVSTRLISDTKGTNMGLLNVAQDITEQKKLQEQTYQQLKHTEIVNRVLTAINASVEVEQLLPSIIELVKEAFNSDQVWFDPGKNLYFLQNQQKLVSTNSLALSAELSAEFYDNFQEYLLLQTEKIPIILDETSFSDDSWKEFLAKYQIKSQAFVILQPHSSSLWLIGLSFSKIKQWSSYEKNLLAELTRIIALALEKTLLYQRTHTAATYEQIINSVSLAISQSLNIDEILETVCTKLKNHLQVDRCLFLDVVESVNTQATVTHEKCDENWPKLLNNTYFYNDYSSEFKFLWNGKPWRISSLQKIMANLPEKLIAFIEAAKIKSILLVPVINRENKLIGAIALHQCACTRVWTDDEVRLVESIARQCIIAITNAQLYGESRKAEERYRSLFDNANDAIIIADITSGKIIDANARAEGLIGQKRGELLNSSLVSLHPQTEQNKYLLAYDSLQKTGYLYLRDASVEQKDGTTLPVELRASIIVIGKDSLIQAILRDMTEQRKLEQQLFHSQRLESIGTLTGGIAHDFNNLLAGILGYAELFKKKLDPSNTKLYNYAGIIEQSATHGAELAQRLVAFARGGSPKAQLIDLNTIVEDTLKLLKRALGKTIEIRSELESKLDLIEANPTQIQQILMNLCINARDAMPNGGMLTVITRNVEIEEQPFNSVLKSGSYVSLSVQDNGTGMDAQTLTRIFEPFFTTKEIGKGTGLGLAMVSTIVREAKGHVEVMTKLGQGTTFQISLPAVNKNITHSTNNQTSILSGTETILVVDDEETLRHLAKDLLESYGYKILMAADGPEALDIYQSKYKEISLLLLDMVMPKMGGREVYQKALEINPKARVVFASGYCPPEEMELVWEKSVMGFVQKPYQIEDLTSELRRVLDKI is encoded by the coding sequence ATGAGTGAGACTGGGTATAGAATTCTATTAGTAGAAGAGGAAGAAGAACACGCTGAATTAATAAAGCATGTTTTTCAAAAAGAGTCTCCAAATGACATAATTACGCATGTTAGCTCTGCTCAACAAATGTGGGATTCTTTAAGACAACATACAAAATGGGACTTGTTTATCTTAGATTACTCTTTACCTGATACCAATGGACTAGGGCTTTTGGCAGAACTGCAAATGAGAAAAATAGAACGACCAATAGTTATAGTAACCGGCTATGGTGATGAAAATATTGCAGTAAAGGCTGTAAAACTTGGAGCAACAGATTACCTAGTTAAATCCCCAACATTTCCACAAATGCTTCCATCTATAGCTCATCGGGCTATTCGTAGCTATCAATTAAGACGACGTTTTGATGAAGCAGAAGCACATTTACATTTCCAAGCACTACTTTTAGATAATGTTCATGATGCAATTATTGGTACAGATATGGACAGTGATATTGTTTATTGGAATCGTGGAGCAGAGAGAGTCTTTGGTTGGACAGCAAGTGAAATCCTAGGACATAACATTGCCAAAATTATTCCTGCGGCTAACCAAAATCAGGCACAACCTCAGTTTGATAAATTACGTTTAGCTACTGAAGTTAATGGTGAATGGCCAGGAATTAAAGCTGATAAAACAGAAATTTGGCTAAGTGTTAGTACCCGGTTAATTTCTGATACTAAAGGTACTAATATGGGGTTACTTAATGTTGCACAAGATATTACTGAACAAAAAAAATTACAAGAACAAACCTATCAACAACTTAAACATACCGAAATAGTAAATCGAGTTCTAACAGCAATCAATGCTTCTGTAGAGGTTGAACAACTGCTTCCAAGCATTATTGAACTAGTTAAAGAAGCTTTTAACTCTGATCAAGTATGGTTTGACCCTGGAAAGAATTTATATTTTTTGCAAAATCAACAAAAATTGGTTTCTACTAACTCTTTAGCATTATCAGCAGAACTATCAGCCGAGTTTTATGATAATTTCCAAGAATACTTATTATTACAAACAGAAAAAATACCTATAATTTTGGATGAAACTAGTTTCTCTGATGATAGTTGGAAAGAATTTTTAGCAAAATACCAAATAAAATCTCAAGCTTTTGTGATTTTACAACCTCATTCATCTTCTTTGTGGCTGATTGGCTTAAGTTTTTCAAAAATAAAACAATGGTCTAGTTATGAAAAAAATTTGCTAGCAGAACTTACTAGAATTATTGCCTTAGCACTAGAAAAAACATTGCTCTACCAGCGTACTCACACGGCTGCAACTTATGAACAAATAATAAATTCTGTTAGTTTAGCTATTTCTCAATCCTTAAATATTGATGAGATCCTAGAAACGGTTTGTACTAAGCTAAAAAATCACTTGCAAGTTGATAGGTGTCTTTTTTTGGATGTGGTCGAATCAGTCAATACACAAGCTACTGTTACTCATGAAAAATGTGATGAAAATTGGCCTAAACTCTTAAATAACACATACTTTTATAATGATTATTCTTCAGAATTTAAGTTTTTATGGAATGGCAAACCTTGGCGTATAAGTAGCTTGCAAAAAATAATGGCTAACTTGCCAGAAAAATTAATTGCTTTTATTGAAGCAGCTAAAATTAAGTCTATTTTGTTAGTTCCAGTAATTAATAGAGAAAATAAATTAATCGGTGCAATTGCACTACATCAATGTGCTTGTACTCGTGTATGGACAGATGATGAAGTTCGTCTAGTTGAATCTATTGCCCGCCAATGTATCATTGCAATAACTAATGCCCAACTCTATGGAGAGAGTCGAAAAGCAGAAGAACGCTATCGCAGTTTATTTGATAATGCTAATGATGCAATTATTATTGCTGATATAACTTCAGGGAAAATTATTGATGCTAATGCTAGAGCAGAAGGCCTAATTGGACAAAAACGCGGCGAACTCTTAAACTCTTCTCTTGTTTCTTTACACCCTCAAACAGAACAAAATAAATATTTATTAGCTTATGACTCTTTACAAAAAACAGGTTATTTATACTTGCGCGATGCTTCTGTAGAGCAAAAAGACGGTACAACTTTACCTGTAGAACTACGTGCTAGCATTATTGTGATAGGGAAAGATTCTCTAATTCAAGCAATTCTTCGGGATATGACAGAACAACGTAAACTAGAACAGCAGCTATTTCATTCTCAACGACTTGAATCTATTGGCACTTTAACCGGAGGTATTGCACATGACTTTAATAACTTACTTGCTGGAATTTTAGGTTACGCAGAATTATTTAAGAAAAAATTAGATCCTTCAAATACAAAACTTTATAACTATGCAGGTATTATTGAGCAATCTGCTACACATGGTGCAGAACTTGCACAACGTCTAGTCGCTTTTGCTCGTGGTGGTAGTCCTAAAGCCCAGTTAATAGACTTAAATACTATAGTAGAAGACACGTTAAAATTATTAAAACGTGCTTTAGGGAAAACTATAGAAATCAGATCTGAACTTGAGTCAAAACTTGATCTAATAGAAGCAAATCCAACACAAATCCAACAAATTTTAATGAATTTATGTATTAATGCACGAGACGCTATGCCTAATGGCGGCATGTTAACCGTAATAACTAGGAATGTTGAAATTGAAGAACAACCATTTAATAGCGTCTTAAAAAGTGGTAGTTATGTTAGCTTGAGTGTTCAAGATAATGGTACTGGAATGGATGCTCAGACATTAACACGGATTTTTGAACCATTTTTTACTACTAAAGAAATTGGTAAAGGTACAGGTCTTGGCCTAGCAATGGTTTCAACCATTGTAAGAGAGGCTAAAGGACATGTTGAGGTAATGACAAAACTTGGGCAAGGAACTACTTTCCAGATTTCTTTACCAGCAGTTAATAAAAATATTACTCATTCAACTAACAATCAAACAAGCATCTTATCAGGTACAGAGACAATTTTAGTTGTAGATGATGAAGAAACCTTACGTCATTTAGCTAAGGATTTACTTGAGTCTTATGGATATAAAATATTAATGGCTGCCGATGGGCCAGAAGCTTTAGATATTTACCAAAGTAAATATAAAGAAATATCATTACTTTTATTAGATATGGTAATGCCTAAAATGGGAGGTCGAGAAGTCTATCAAAAGGCTTTAGAAATTAATCCTAAAGCAAGAGTTGTTTTTGCTTCTGGCTATTGTCCACCAGAAGAAATGGAATTAGTCTGGGAAAAATCTGTTATGGGATTTGTCCAAAAACCGTATCAAATAGAAGATTTGACTTCAGAACTTCGGCGTGTTTTAGATAAAATATAA
- a CDS encoding transglycosylase SLT domain-containing protein — translation MRIAKVFLVVCLSFLMTKPITADNFELLQPRHQTILSNLSQRDYLMVEKELQTIRSKDSELFKINNYDYLLGRLQEKRSDFTAATKSFNAVITQNSLLSEYAYWHLALIAREQKDLNLEREQLKKLVNQYPNSLLNSKATRRIAEINLLKKDLPNALQYFRSQANRSTTKGREALGQVALIQMQQGQNQAARTIFEQLLNGSKDDQALLAAQKLDELDKQENRQATETELLTRGRVCLFNRDSQSTRVAYQELLKRFPASTSLAEAIFSIGRSYYIDYDYVNALKWYDQAYSEFPATKQAELALYQGGHAYQNMGRYAEAVARYQKLINEYPSSSSIDGAHLNIIDSYRSAAKYEDALDWCRRTQKRFSSDVTGVTALFNQAKIYLTKNDYSQALSVLSDLLTYNLSRKAPGSTNYSEVKFLQAYCLEKLGRINDAVESYLAFPADLNSYYSNRATLRLETLKRDGKSKTIINEKYVACLANAKQQLANRNYSSAKDAINQALRLSDSRASQELLGMLRECYQNLPGYERFLSNGLSPAGRSFLTNRLQTTASHRVLADELIFLGLYDEGALELSASGGLNLAGNSLDIESIDLNALEMNETEPTTQFVNISTQRRRSKTTAKPVVKTTTKGSSSYSLAVYLNRGSHANPAIRYGESTFASVLPKDFRLELLDRNIAELIYPAPYRDEMVKVGQAENVDARFMLGIARQESRFDIDAKSPAAARGMFQFIASTAERISKELKHPDFNQNDLYLPPVAVKFGGCYLGILFDEFKDNPYAVAASYNGGEASVRRWIARSQSSDVDQFVIEIAYHESKDYVYKVMNNYWAYKQLYKEDLTVRDR, via the coding sequence ATGCGTATAGCTAAAGTTTTTTTAGTAGTCTGCTTGTCATTTCTAATGACTAAACCAATTACCGCAGATAATTTTGAACTCTTACAACCTCGTCACCAAACTATTTTATCAAATCTTTCTCAAAGAGATTATTTGATGGTAGAAAAAGAACTCCAAACAATTCGTAGCAAAGATAGCGAACTTTTTAAGATTAATAATTACGATTATCTATTAGGTAGATTACAAGAAAAACGCTCAGATTTTACAGCAGCTACTAAAAGTTTTAATGCTGTTATTACACAAAATAGCCTGTTAAGTGAGTATGCCTATTGGCATTTAGCTTTGATTGCTCGTGAGCAAAAAGACTTAAATTTAGAGCGAGAACAATTAAAAAAACTAGTTAATCAATATCCAAATAGTTTGTTAAATTCCAAAGCTACTAGAAGAATAGCTGAAATAAATTTGCTAAAAAAAGATTTACCCAATGCTTTGCAATATTTTCGTAGTCAAGCAAACCGCAGCACTACAAAGGGACGTGAAGCACTTGGACAAGTTGCATTAATTCAAATGCAGCAAGGACAAAACCAAGCAGCAAGAACTATCTTTGAGCAATTATTAAATGGTTCTAAAGATGATCAAGCCCTTCTAGCAGCACAAAAATTAGATGAGCTAGACAAACAAGAAAACCGCCAAGCTACAGAAACAGAACTCTTAACACGTGGACGAGTTTGCCTTTTTAACCGAGATAGCCAAAGCACTAGAGTTGCCTATCAAGAACTCCTAAAACGCTTTCCTGCTAGCACTTCCTTAGCAGAAGCTATTTTTTCTATTGGTCGTAGCTACTATATAGATTATGACTATGTTAATGCCTTAAAATGGTATGACCAAGCTTATTCAGAGTTTCCTGCTACAAAACAAGCTGAACTAGCACTTTATCAAGGCGGGCATGCTTATCAAAATATGGGACGCTACGCCGAAGCCGTTGCACGTTACCAAAAATTAATTAATGAATATCCCAGTAGTAGTTCTATAGATGGAGCGCACTTAAATATTATTGATTCTTACCGCTCTGCTGCTAAATATGAAGATGCTTTAGACTGGTGCCGACGTACTCAAAAACGTTTTAGCTCTGATGTAACAGGTGTTACAGCCTTATTTAATCAAGCTAAAATTTATCTTACCAAAAATGACTACTCGCAAGCCTTAAGTGTTCTTAGTGATTTACTTACATATAATCTTTCCCGTAAAGCTCCTGGTTCTACTAATTATTCAGAAGTTAAATTCTTACAAGCTTATTGTTTGGAAAAGTTAGGTAGAATAAATGATGCTGTAGAAAGTTATTTAGCTTTTCCCGCAGACTTAAATAGCTATTATAGCAATCGTGCAACTCTACGTTTAGAAACGCTTAAACGGGACGGCAAAAGTAAAACAATTATTAATGAAAAATATGTGGCTTGTTTAGCAAATGCTAAACAACAACTAGCTAATCGCAACTATTCATCGGCAAAAGACGCAATTAATCAAGCTCTACGCTTAAGTGATAGCCGGGCAAGTCAAGAATTACTAGGAATGCTACGAGAATGCTATCAAAACTTACCTGGCTATGAGCGGTTTCTTAGCAATGGTTTATCGCCTGCTGGACGTAGCTTTTTAACTAATCGTCTGCAAACAACTGCTTCACATCGAGTTTTAGCAGATGAATTAATTTTTTTAGGGCTTTATGATGAAGGAGCATTAGAATTAAGTGCTAGTGGTGGTTTAAATTTAGCTGGTAATTCACTAGATATTGAATCTATTGATCTTAATGCTTTAGAAATGAATGAAACCGAGCCAACAACACAATTTGTTAACATTTCTACACAAAGACGACGATCTAAAACCACCGCAAAACCTGTTGTAAAAACTACAACTAAAGGTTCTTCTAGCTACTCTTTAGCAGTTTACTTAAACCGAGGAAGTCATGCTAATCCCGCTATACGTTATGGAGAAAGCACTTTTGCCAGTGTTCTACCAAAAGATTTTCGTCTAGAGCTTTTAGATAGAAATATTGCAGAGCTAATTTATCCTGCACCATACCGTGATGAAATGGTGAAAGTTGGGCAAGCAGAAAACGTTGATGCTAGATTTATGTTAGGTATTGCTCGTCAAGAAAGCCGTTTTGACATCGATGCTAAAAGTCCAGCAGCGGCCCGAGGGATGTTTCAATTTATCGCTTCAACTGCTGAACGAATTAGCAAAGAATTAAAACACCCAGACTTTAACCAAAATGACCTTTATTTACCTCCAGTTGCAGTAAAATTTGGAGGCTGTTATTTAGGTATTTTATTTGATGAATTTAAGGATAATCCTTATGCAGTTGCAGCTAGTTATAATGGAGGAGAAGCATCTGTAAGACGTTGGATTGCTCGCTCACAAAGCAGTGATGTAGACCAGTTTGTTATTGAAATTGCTTACCATGAGTCAAAAGATTATGTTTATAAAGTAATGAATAATTACTGGGCCTATAAACAACTCTATAAAGAAGATTTAACGGTAAGAGATAGATAG
- the ubiG gene encoding 3-demethylubiquinone-9 3-O-methyltransferase, with product MEKSKIYPVNKVNNELYHELGERWYKAQDDPVALLRAERRLLVPWVEKIIAERKNNPKILDVACGAGLFSNPLSNSGYQVTAFDISVESLKIAKLYDKSKRVNYLIADAYQFPFPDASFDVVCVMDFLEHVDKPARVISEVARVLRPKGLFFFSTFNQNWLAWLIIIKGVEWFVKNTPANLHVLDLFIKPSELEKIFTTNNLSVEKFFGIRPCFFTKSFLKMLFTGKVTDDFAFTFAKSLMLGYGGLVIKNNP from the coding sequence ATGGAAAAATCCAAAATCTATCCAGTAAATAAAGTAAATAATGAGCTTTATCATGAGTTAGGCGAGCGATGGTATAAGGCTCAAGATGACCCAGTAGCATTACTAAGAGCAGAAAGACGTTTACTTGTTCCTTGGGTAGAAAAAATAATAGCTGAACGTAAAAATAACCCTAAAATTTTAGATGTAGCTTGTGGAGCAGGACTTTTTAGCAACCCTTTAAGCAATTCAGGTTATCAAGTAACGGCTTTTGACATTTCTGTAGAAAGCTTAAAAATTGCAAAGCTTTATGATAAAAGTAAAAGGGTAAATTACTTAATTGCAGATGCTTATCAATTCCCTTTTCCCGATGCTAGTTTTGATGTTGTTTGTGTAATGGATTTTTTAGAGCATGTTGATAAGCCTGCTAGAGTTATTTCAGAAGTTGCGCGAGTTTTGCGGCCTAAAGGATTATTTTTCTTTAGCACTTTTAATCAAAATTGGTTAGCCTGGCTAATTATTATTAAAGGTGTAGAATGGTTTGTTAAAAATACTCCTGCAAATTTGCATGTTTTAGATTTATTTATTAAGCCTTCAGAACTAGAAAAAATTTTTACTACCAATAACTTAAGTGTTGAAAAGTTTTTTGGTATCCGACCATGTTTTTTTACCAAATCATTTCTAAAAATGCTTTTTACTGGCAAAGTTACAGACGATTTTGCTTTTACTTTTGCTAAATCGCTGATGCTTGGTTATGGTGGTTTGGTAATAAAAAATAATCCTTAA
- a CDS encoding zinc ribbon domain-containing protein, protein MPLYDYICQKCQNKFEALVRKPEDKVECPQCKSEETERQIAKPSISMGNPYLDHINKI, encoded by the coding sequence ATGCCACTTTATGATTATATTTGCCAAAAATGCCAAAATAAATTTGAAGCTTTAGTACGTAAGCCAGAAGACAAGGTAGAATGTCCACAATGCAAAAGCGAAGAAACTGAGCGTCAAATTGCTAAACCTTCTATCAGTATGGGTAATCCTTACTTAGATCACATTAATAAAATATAA
- a CDS encoding exo-alpha-sialidase — MKTKILKLGLSIFLVYLAFFLIENSFVSAKNKKSWDLETLEKLSAPLQTYLQQANKPKNTLSTVHQEEIPKLANQTLTGNLANIMINDPSQEDDLRVQSQTASAAFGNNIVVVYNRTGFSNTNVSYSFDGGKNWQETSVASVLGGVNLGNSAIAVDLKGQFYVVTVAANRITLPTIAVSRSQDGGASWLDAADVLGNEARSRFIPDRPWIAVDSSTSTPTVYVSWTRFDDTEKRSSIMFARSINGGERFTTPIEITPTSKGFNVDGSRLALGQMEKFIFPGQITKQEQFF, encoded by the coding sequence ATGAAAACAAAAATCTTAAAACTTGGATTAAGTATTTTTCTAGTTTATCTAGCTTTTTTTCTTATAGAAAACAGCTTTGTATCAGCAAAAAATAAAAAATCTTGGGACTTAGAAACATTAGAAAAGTTGTCGGCACCTTTGCAAACCTACTTACAGCAAGCAAATAAGCCAAAAAATACTTTATCGACAGTTCATCAAGAAGAAATTCCAAAGCTAGCTAATCAAACTTTGACTGGCAATTTAGCCAATATAATGATCAATGACCCTAGCCAAGAGGATGATTTAAGGGTACAAAGCCAAACAGCTAGCGCGGCTTTTGGAAATAATATTGTTGTAGTTTATAACCGCACAGGTTTTTCTAATACAAATGTTAGTTATAGCTTTGATGGTGGGAAAAATTGGCAAGAAACCAGTGTTGCAAGTGTCCTTGGAGGTGTTAATTTAGGCAATAGTGCTATTGCAGTTGACCTAAAAGGTCAATTTTATGTTGTAACGGTTGCTGCAAATAGGATTACTTTACCTACAATTGCCGTTTCTCGCTCTCAAGATGGAGGAGCAAGCTGGCTAGATGCCGCAGATGTGCTTGGAAATGAAGCTAGATCCCGCTTTATTCCTGACCGTCCTTGGATTGCTGTTGATAGCAGCACCTCTACACCTACAGTTTATGTAAGTTGGACACGCTTTGATGACACAGAAAAACGCTCATCCATTATGTTTGCTCGCTCAATTAATGGTGGGGAACGCTTTACAACCCCAATAGAAATTACTCCTACTAGCAAGGGCTTTAATGTAGATGGCTCACGTCTGGCTTTAGGCCAAATGGAGAAATTTATCTTTCCTGGACAGATAACCAAACAGGAACAATTTTTTTAG
- a CDS encoding exo-alpha-sialidase yields the protein MAVDNTNTPTRGFIYLTFNARPFFNSPDKSDVFLVRSTDGGQNWSQRVKVNDDQTVTDQWMPALAVTSSGKLALSWYDRRNNPVNNSLIDVYASLSVDGGQTFQANKRITDSNWPLVPTPTAIVFGYHGEYNQISTEGETINFHWADDRSGTDPDIFFAKLDTADMTVDPKGDFNLSGRTIFATARPGENITFLCESVRAPSFSDSIQLSASSNLPNASFEFSSTEIFAGNSFNLTVSVPPQTRAGNYIINIIGSAKDRSRSTILRLNVLSNNPEAKQVANLSNSSGESTSPKIIADETGRFHAVWQDDTDGVATIFYANSLDGQEFSQPINVSKNFNPAIKPIIATDKAGQIHIIWEEPSETTSFLVYTRSSDDGKNFLPKRVVTSNIPSSSNPVFAIEADGTINLAWSAVLTDGQSALLLAQSKDGGESFSLPKIITSTSKIVTYQPVLTIDNTGVIHIAYVALEFVRQRFQTPNFVAGLFYQRAINKQLDFTEPINLIPRDFTLADTPILLANGSGQIVLLFAGFNTQQADFGKEIYFTQSFDNGASFFFCSETLSRASGDSTALTAAYGVDGVLNVLWQDTQRQNFDIFISRLVPGERNFSGPNRISQNLGISQKPALAINPQGDMLIAWSDDSIGNSEIFFTNLTSNDLPTVKIIDFSPKIADINESVIVQGENLTNIVEVKVGQLSARFEELSPTQLKVTIPNGAVASAISIFSSTSQTRTTTPIMITNKVGVGQTSINFGNVATGQSLAKSFTLVNSSNTTRTVRQISFTNNGFRLGQVNLPMTLRANSTVEIPIIFAPNNLSLQGSLAVINVDNDFSVALSVELIGVGLDSRSPQVTAISPKGGEVFNPGQQIKITWTAQDNTAIEIQDIQLSTDGGKTFSVPIATGLTQVREFLWTVPSIATTTGRIRIVAKDVSGNLGESITKDFTIKVRNRLEFSF from the coding sequence TTGGCTGTAGACAACACTAATACCCCAACAAGAGGATTTATATATCTTACTTTTAATGCTCGTCCCTTTTTTAATTCACCTGATAAATCAGATGTTTTCCTAGTTCGCTCTACTGATGGTGGGCAAAATTGGTCACAAAGAGTTAAAGTAAATGATGATCAAACAGTTACAGATCAATGGATGCCAGCTTTGGCTGTTACTTCTAGCGGGAAACTTGCGCTAAGTTGGTATGATCGAAGAAATAACCCTGTAAATAACTCTCTAATAGATGTTTATGCTAGTTTGTCGGTTGATGGCGGCCAGACATTTCAAGCCAATAAGCGAATAACTGATAGCAATTGGCCTCTAGTTCCTACTCCAACAGCAATAGTTTTTGGCTATCATGGCGAGTATAACCAAATCTCAACCGAAGGCGAGACAATCAATTTTCATTGGGCTGATGATCGTAGCGGCACAGACCCAGATATTTTCTTTGCTAAACTTGACACTGCTGATATGACAGTTGACCCAAAAGGTGATTTTAATCTTTCTGGACGAACTATTTTTGCTACTGCCAGGCCCGGAGAAAACATTACATTTTTATGTGAAAGCGTCCGCGCTCCTTCTTTTAGTGATTCAATACAGCTTAGTGCTAGCTCAAATCTACCTAATGCTAGCTTTGAATTTTCTAGCACAGAAATTTTTGCTGGAAATAGCTTTAACTTAACCGTATCAGTCCCACCACAAACCCGCGCAGGCAATTACATTATTAATATTATTGGTTCAGCAAAAGATCGTAGTCGCTCTACTATTCTTCGTCTAAATGTATTAAGTAATAACCCAGAAGCCAAACAAGTAGCAAATTTAAGTAACTCATCAGGTGAAAGCACCAGTCCAAAAATAATTGCTGACGAAACAGGTCGCTTTCATGCGGTTTGGCAAGATGACACAGATGGAGTTGCTACAATTTTTTATGCTAACTCATTGGATGGACAAGAGTTCTCACAACCAATAAATGTTTCTAAAAATTTTAATCCAGCAATAAAACCAATAATTGCGACTGATAAAGCAGGGCAAATTCATATAATTTGGGAAGAACCTAGCGAGACAACTAGTTTTTTGGTTTATACCCGAAGCAGTGATGACGGGAAAAACTTTTTACCAAAACGAGTTGTTACATCAAACATTCCTAGCTCAAGCAACCCTGTTTTTGCTATTGAAGCAGATGGAACAATTAACTTAGCTTGGTCAGCCGTTTTAACAGATGGGCAATCAGCGTTGCTGCTAGCTCAATCTAAAGACGGTGGCGAGAGCTTTTCTTTACCAAAAATAATTACCTCAACTAGCAAAATAGTAACTTATCAACCTGTGTTAACTATAGATAATACAGGAGTTATTCACATCGCCTATGTTGCTTTAGAATTTGTTAGACAGCGTTTTCAAACGCCAAACTTTGTTGCAGGGCTTTTTTATCAACGAGCAATTAATAAACAATTAGATTTTACTGAGCCAATAAATTTAATTCCTAGAGATTTTACTTTAGCTGATACACCAATCTTATTAGCTAATGGCTCAGGTCAAATAGTTTTGCTTTTTGCAGGTTTTAACACCCAACAAGCAGATTTTGGTAAGGAAATTTACTTTACCCAGTCTTTTGACAATGGAGCAAGCTTTTTCTTTTGCTCAGAAACATTATCTAGGGCAAGTGGTGACTCTACAGCACTTACAGCCGCTTATGGTGTGGATGGTGTGCTTAATGTGCTTTGGCAAGACACTCAAAGACAAAATTTTGATATTTTTATTAGTCGGCTAGTTCCAGGGGAAAGAAACTTTTCTGGGCCAAACAGAATTTCACAAAATCTTGGAATTTCACAAAAACCTGCTTTAGCAATCAACCCTCAAGGCGATATGTTGATTGCTTGGTCTGATGATTCCATTGGAAATAGCGAAATATTTTTTACTAATTTAACTTCAAATGATTTGCCGACAGTTAAAATAATAGATTTTAGCCCTAAAATAGCCGATATCAACGAATCTGTAATTGTTCAAGGTGAAAATCTTACAAATATAGTAGAAGTAAAAGTAGGTCAACTTAGCGCAAGGTTTGAAGAACTCTCGCCAACACAACTAAAAGTAACTATTCCTAATGGTGCAGTTGCTTCGGCGATTTCTATTTTCTCTAGCACTAGTCAGACTCGCACAACTACACCAATAATGATTACTAATAAAGTTGGAGTAGGGCAAACTAGCATTAACTTTGGTAATGTTGCAACAGGTCAATCTTTAGCAAAAAGCTTTACTTTAGTTAATTCCAGCAACACAACACGAACAGTTAGACAGATTTCTTTTACTAATAATGGTTTTCGCTTAGGACAAGTTAACCTGCCTATGACACTAAGAGCTAATTCAACTGTAGAAATCCCAATCATTTTTGCACCAAATAATTTAAGCTTGCAGGGAAGTTTAGCTGTAATTAATGTAGATAATGATTTTTCTGTTGCTCTATCTGTTGAATTAATTGGAGTTGGGCTAGATAGCCGATCTCCTCAAGTCACAGCTATATCTCCAAAGGGGGGTGAAGTTTTTAACCCAGGTCAGCAAATAAAAATTACTTGGACGGCTCAAGATAATACGGCAATAGAAATACAAGATATACAGCTTTCCACTGATGGAGGAAAAACTTTTTCTGTCCCTATTGCTACAGGATTAACTCAAGTTAGGGAATTTCTTTGGACAGTTCCATCAATTGCTACAACTACTGGCCGAATACGTATTGTTGCTAAAGATGTTAGCGGGAATCTAGGCGAGTCTATTACTAAAGATTTTACAATCAAGGTTAGAAATCGTCTTGAATTTTCTTTTTGA